The Streptobacillus ratti DNA segment GATAACTCCTGCATTATCATCAAATTTTATATATGAACCATCTAATCTTTTAACTTCTTTTCTAGTTCTAACTATAACTGCTTTTACAACGTCTCCCTTTTTAACACTTCCATTAGGTATAGCTTCTTTAACAGATGCTACAACAACGTCTCCTATTCTACCGAATCTTCTTCTTGATCCACCTAACACTCTAATAACCATAATCTTTTTAGCACCTGTATTATCAGCAACGTTAAGTATACTTTGTTGTTGAACCATTTAATAGTTCCTCCTCCCATTTAATAATAATATATATTAAATTATTTTGCCTTTTCTAAGATAGTAACAACTCTCCAGTTTTTATCTTTACTTAAAGGTCTAGTTTCCATTATTCTAACTTTATCTCCTACACGACATTCATTTAACTCATCATGAGCTTTATATCTTTTAGAAGTTTTTACTCTCTTTTTATATAATTTATGCAGTTTCATTGTATTTTCAACAACTACTACTGTTTTATCCATTTTATCAGAAACTACGATTCCTTCTCTGACTTTTCTTTCGTTTCTTTCCACGTGAGAATCCTCCTATTTTCCAGTTTTTTCTGTTAAGATTGTTTTCATTCTAGCTATATCTCTTTTTACTTTTCTAATTTGTGCTGTGTTTTGTAATTGTCCAAGAGTTTTTTGTAGCTTTAAATTAAACAATTCGTGTTTCAATTCTTTTACTTGTGATTCTAACTGATTTAAATCTAAATCTCTAACTTCTTTAACTGTCATTACTTATCACCACCTACTTCTTTTCTTACGAATTTAACTTTGATAGGTAGTTTGTGTCCAGCTTTTCTTAATGCTTCTTTGGCTTTCTCTTCAGATACTCCTCCAACTTCAAACATTACTTTACCAGTTTTAACAACTGCTACCCAACCTTCAGCGTTACCTTTACCTTTACCCATTCTTGTTCCTTCAGGTCTTTTTGTATAAGGTTTATCAGGGAAAATTCTTATCCAAATTTTTCCTTCTCTTTTAAATGTTCTATTTATTGTAATACGGCATGCTTCTATTTGTCTTGAAGTAATCCAACCAAATTCCTTTGCAGCTAATCCGAAATCTCCAAACGCTACATAATTCCCTTTAGTTGCAATACCACCCATGCTTCCTCTAAATTGTTTTCTATATTTAGTTCTCTTAGGTATTAACACTATTTTGTTCCCCCTTCCTTCTTAGTAGGTAAAACTTCTCCATTAAAGATCCATACTTTAATCCCTAATGCTCCATATGTTGTATGAGCTGTTGCTGTTGCATAATCAACATCTGCTCTTAATGTATGTAATGGTACTCTACCTGATAAAGTCCATTCACTTCTAGCAATTTCTGCTCCGTTTAATCTTCCTGAAGTCATTACTTTAATTCCTAATACTCCAGCTTTTTCAGCTCTTTGAACTGCTTGTTGTACTGCTCTTTTATACGCCACACGTTTTTCAATAGCTGTTGCAATACTTTCTGCTACTAATTGTGCATCTCTGTTAGGGTTTTTAATTTCTAAAGCTTTAACAAAAACTTTTTTCCCTGTCATATTTTCTAATTTTGCTCTTAATGCTGTGATTTCTGCACCTTTTCTACCAATTAATACCGCAGCTTTTCCAGTTGAAACTATTATAGTTATTTCATTTTCAGAAACTCTTTCAATAGCTATTGAAGAAATTCCAGCTTGGTAGTAGTTTTTCTTAATATATTCTCTTATTTTTAAATCTTCATGAAAATTATTTAAATATTCTTTTCCTTTTTTGGCAAACCATTTTGAATCCCATGTTTTAACAATACCGATTCTCATACCTCTAGGATCTACTTTTTGTCCCACAGACTTACCTCCTTATATACTCTTATTTTACGTCCACTTCAACAGTTATATGTGCAAGTGGTTTTCTTATAATATCTGCTCTACCCATTGCTCTTGGGTTCATTCTCTTTAATACAGGTCCTTTATCTATTAATACTTTTGAAACTATTAAGTTTTCAGGATTTAATCCTAAGTTGTGTTCTGCATTTGCAATTGCAGATCTTAATGTTTTTTCTATTAATGGAGCTGCTTTTTTATTTGTAAATCTTAAAATGTTTAATGCGTTTAACGCATCTTTCCCTCTTATTACATCTGCTACTAATCTAGCTTTTTGAGGGCTTAATCTTTGATAACGTAATTTAGCTATTGCTGGCATGCGTTTTCTCCTTTCGTATAAAGTTATAAGATACTAATCTTTATTTATGTAAGTTTTATTTTTTCTTATCTTTACCATGTCCATGGTAAGTTCTTGTTGGAGCAAATTCTCCAAGTTTGTGTCCAACCATTTCCTCAGTTACATACACAGGTATATGTTTTTTACCATTATAAACTGCAAATGTATATCCTATGAATTGTGGAAATATAGTTGATCTTCTTGACCATGTTTTAATAACAGCTTTATTTGTTCCTTGTGCTTCAACTTTTTTGAATAAATATTGATCAGCAAAAGGTCCTTTTTTTAATGAACGAGCCATTTTTCCTCCTTACTTTATAACACTAATCTATTTTTTTCTCTTTCTTACGATGAATTTATCTGAATTTTTCTTACCTCTAGTTTTCTTACCTAAAGCAGGTTTACCCCAAGGAGTAACTGGCGCTTTTCTTCCTATAGGTGATCTTCCTTCTCCCCCTCCATGTGGGTGATCTACTGGGTTCATTACTGATCCTCTTACGTGTGGTTTTCTACCTAAGTGTCTATTTCTTCCAGCTTTTCCTAAAGAAACTAATGAATGTTCAGAGTTTCCAATAACACCAACAGTTGCAAAACATTCTTTGTGAATTAATCTTAATTCTCCTGATGGTAATTCAACGTGACAATATGTCCCTTCTTTAGCTACAAGTCTTGCTGAAGTTCCTGCTGATCTTGCAAGTTGTCCACCTTTTCCTGGGATTAATTCAACATTGTGTATTAATGTCCCTACTGGTAAATCTTTTAACTTTAAAGCATTCCCTGGTTTGATATCTGCATTTTCTCCTGAAACTACAGTATCTCCTTTTTTTAATCCATTTGGAGCTAAAATATATCTTTTTTCTCCATCAACATAATGTAATAAAGCAATATTTGCTGTTCTATTAGGATCATATTCTATACTTGCAACTTTTGCAGGTATTCCTAATTTGTTTCTTTTCCAATCGATTATTCTGTATAATCTCTTGTGTCCTTTGTGTCTGTTTCTTCCTGTTCTGTGTCCATAGTTGTCAATCCCATAAGATGAATTTAATGGTTCAACTAATGTTTTTTCAGGTCTAACTTTGTCTAATTCTGTATTTACTAATATAGACATATGCCGAGTCCCACTAGTAATCGGTTTTAATTTTTTAATAGGCATATCTTCCCTCCAATTTCTAAATTTTTTATGTACACCTTTACCTCGTGTGCACCTTGTAAGTGCATAAAAATAAGGCGTAATTCGACCTATAATTTAAGCAATTTATCTTGCTAACTTAGTTAGTATATCATATTTGATATTAAAAATCTAGTCTTTTTTTACTTTTTTCAAAAATTTTTTTCATAAAAAAATCTGAAACTTTTTAAGTCCCAGATTTTTAATTATTAATTTTCAAATTTATATATTTCAGGTTCATATATTTTAAGTACTTTTGTATATACAATATGTGAGATTAAAGCTACTCCAAAAGGAACTACAAGGTAAGCAATTAACACATATATTAATGCTTCTAATCCAGTTATTCCATTTAAAGCATAATCACTCATAGCTTTAATAGGTCCAACAAGCCCTACAAAACCAAATCCTGAACTTACTTTATCTCCAGTAACACCTAAAACTCTTACAACTAAACCTGCTATAGAAGAAGTTGTTAAAATTGGTAAAAGCATTATAGGGTTTTTAACAATATTAGGCATCATCATTTTCATTCCACCCATACCAACTGCTATAGTAACTCCAGCCTTATTTACTGCCCAAGATCCTACAACTAATACTGCAGCTGTTGCTGATACTCCAATATTTGCAGAACCACTTGCAAGTCCTGATAATCCTATTGCTATACCTATAGCTACTGTAGAAATAGGAGATACTATAAGTATAGAAAATGACATAGCAATTAAAATACACATTAATATTGGTTGTAAAGTAGTAAATGAATTAATTCCATAACCTATAGTAGTTGAAATATGTTGTACATAAGGTAAAATTAATAATCCTAAAAACCCTACACCTACTCCAACTATTATTGGTTGTAAAACTATAGTTAATGAGCCTAATTTTTCTCCTAAAAGCATAGTAACATAAGCAGCTACCCCTGCAATTAACATAACATTAATTAAATCTCCTAACCCTATTTTTAAAACTCCATCTACTCTCATTAAAGCTCCTGATGCTATCCATGTAGATGACATCATTACAGCTGATTTCATTGGATTGAATCCAAATTGTAAACCTACTAAAAATCCTATCATAGGTGCTACTAACCATTGAATATCAACACAAATTTGTCTTAAAACTCCAAAAATCGGATTAAATTGTGATAAATAACCAAATAATCCTCCTAATACTGCATTAGGTATTAATCCAACTACTATACCTATAGCCGTACCATTTAATACTTTCATTATAAACTGTTTCATAGTCATATCTTTCATTATCTCTTATCCTCCAATTAAAACACTTTCTCTTCCATGTATTAAAATAGTTATTAAATCACAAAAACTTGTATCTAAACCATATTCTTTTCCTTTTTTAGACACGTAACCATTTAAATAGTCTATTTCTGTAAGTCTTCTTTTTTGAATTAAATCTTGGTGCATAGATGGGTAATGTTTTACTCCTTGAAATTCTTCTGTCGTAAACCAACAAACTAAATTAGTTATTTCTTCAACATTTAATATAGTTCCCTCTTTTTTAGCAACAGATGCAAATTCTTCAACTATTTTTCCTAATAACTCTCTTGATTTTTCGATTTTACCTAATTGTAACATATTACAATCAAGTAAAGCACAACACGCATTCATAGTTCCATTAATACATGCCTTTCTCCATATAGAGAATAAGATATCCTCAGAATATACTGTTGGTAATCCTGAATTATTAATACATTCTACAACTTTAACTGCATTTTCTTTACCAGCTTCTGAAATATTTTGAATTTCTGTTTTACCATAATTAGTTACTTCAAACATTCCAGCACCTTTCATACCAGCAGTTAAAACTGTAACTCCCATTAAAATTTGTTCAGGTTTAACAAATTCTTTTAATGTATCTATATGTCCTAAACCATTTAATAAACATAATACACTTGTTTTTTCAGAAATTAAATGTTTAATATCACTTAACATTTCTTTTAATTGCATAGATTTAGTAAATACTATTATTAAATCTGCACTTTGATTATAATCAGAGGCTAAATATGCTTCTGCTTTAATATTTTCCTCTACTCCAATATTTTTAAAATTGATTCCATTTTTATTAATAGCATCAATATTTTCTTGCCACAAATCTAAGAAAATTACTTCATTCCCTGATTTTTTTAACATAGACCCATAGGTTGCCCCCATAGCCCCAGTTCCTGCGATAATTACTTTCATACTTTAATTATGTGATAAAAATCACACCTCTCCTTTCAATTTTTATCTCAACTATGATTATATCATTAAAAAAAAGTATGTTGCAACAAAAAAATGAAAATTATATTCAACATTTTTCAAAAAACTTAAAATACATAATTACTCAATATTAGATTTTTATTAAAACCCTCCAATTTTTTCATTATCTCTATGTATTTTATAATATACTCTACTTTCAAGTTACCTATTTCTTTATGCAACGCTTTCTTATATATTATCGCCTGTTTATGAACTCTAATATACGATAATTTATTAAGATTTAATTTTGGATATTTTTCAGGATCTATTTCTATATCATATTCTGGATTAAAATATTGTTTTTTAGTTATTGTTGAAACAGGCAATATTATGCAATCATTATCAGTTTCTCCTATAACTAAAACTGGTCTTTCTTTAAGTCCTTTTCTTTTAGTCCCTATATCAAAATAAGGAAAAAGTGCAATAAACATTTTACCTATCATTTTTCATCTCCCTCATAATCTTTAAATTCATCACAATACATGTCCCAATAAGTATCATAAATTCTTTCTTTTTTCTCAAAAATTAAACTTACATCTATATTATTTACACCCCTTTCATTTTCTAATAATCCTTTTCTTGCAATCTTCCACGCTCTTTCTTTATGTGTTAGATTAATAAGTTTACTTGAAGAATAAAAACCATATTTAACTATAACATTATTAATTATATACTTATTAAAAGTTTTTAAATTACATTTTTTTCTATAAATTCTCCTATTCTTATACTCATTCCTTACCTTAATAGATACTGGTCCTAATCTCCAAGCTTTCATTTTTTCACTAAATAATAAATTTCCTGTATAAAGTATAGATTCTTTTTGTGTGAAATATATAAGCTTTTGTAATTTTAGTTCATCTATATTTTCTCCATATATTTCCCTATATCTTTTTGCAATAAATCTCGCAACCTCAATAATTTTTTCCACTACATCACCACCCATTAACATTATATCCTATAAATTAAAAAAAGTGAATAGTTTTTAAATATTTTTTTATTTTATTTTAATAAGTACAAAAAAAAACAGAAACAAATGTCTCTGTCAAAAAATATATTTTTTATTATAAATCCCCATTTTAATTACCTTAAAAAGTATAACCCAATTCTAATCCTGTTATAACTTTATCTTCATAACCACCAAATAAAGCAATGTTATATTTATTTAATAATTTAATCCCTAAAGAACTTTTATATACTGGAGCAACATTCGCTTCCACTTTTTTATATATAATTCTACTTTGACTAACAAATATTCCCATTCCTAATTCTACTCCACCATAAACTTTAATATTATTATCAATAGAATAATTAACTTCTCCTTTAAGTCCTAAATTAATAGCAGCTCTTCCATATAGATTAGACTCATTTTGACTACGTGAAAACCCTCCTGCTAAAGAAACTTTTGGTCCAAATGTAAAATCTACTTTTTTAGACACCTTTTTTTCATATTCTACCATTGCACCTACAGAAACAAAACCATAATGACTATATCCTCTAAGACTTTCTTTATTTCCTATGGCATAATAAAAAGCTCCCTCAAGCCTATATCTTTCATCTGCATTTTTGGAAAAACTCATCAAACTTATAGACATTAAAGTTATTAATAAAATCTTTTTCATCCTTTTTACTCCTTAATTCTTACTAAAATGTATATCCTAATTCTATTCCAAATAGTCCCTTAGGATTTGTAGCATAATTTCCTACATAAAGTCCTACGTTATATCTATCTCTTATCTTAATCCCTCCAGATAGTTTACCTATAACTGC contains these protein-coding regions:
- the rplN gene encoding 50S ribosomal protein L14; its protein translation is MVQQQSILNVADNTGAKKIMVIRVLGGSRRRFGRIGDVVVASVKEAIPNGSVKKGDVVKAVIVRTRKEVKRLDGSYIKFDDNAGVILNASMEMKGTRIFGPVARELRAKNFMKIVSLAPEVL
- the rpsQ gene encoding 30S ribosomal protein S17 — protein: MERNERKVREGIVVSDKMDKTVVVVENTMKLHKLYKKRVKTSKRYKAHDELNECRVGDKVRIMETRPLSKDKNWRVVTILEKAK
- the rpmC gene encoding 50S ribosomal protein L29, producing the protein MTVKEVRDLDLNQLESQVKELKHELFNLKLQKTLGQLQNTAQIRKVKRDIARMKTILTEKTGK
- the rplP gene encoding 50S ribosomal protein L16 gives rise to the protein MLIPKRTKYRKQFRGSMGGIATKGNYVAFGDFGLAAKEFGWITSRQIEACRITINRTFKREGKIWIRIFPDKPYTKRPEGTRMGKGKGNAEGWVAVVKTGKVMFEVGGVSEEKAKEALRKAGHKLPIKVKFVRKEVGGDK
- the rpsC gene encoding 30S ribosomal protein S3, with the protein product MGQKVDPRGMRIGIVKTWDSKWFAKKGKEYLNNFHEDLKIREYIKKNYYQAGISSIAIERVSENEITIIVSTGKAAVLIGRKGAEITALRAKLENMTGKKVFVKALEIKNPNRDAQLVAESIATAIEKRVAYKRAVQQAVQRAEKAGVLGIKVMTSGRLNGAEIARSEWTLSGRVPLHTLRADVDYATATAHTTYGALGIKVWIFNGEVLPTKKEGGTK
- the rplV gene encoding 50S ribosomal protein L22, encoding MPAIAKLRYQRLSPQKARLVADVIRGKDALNALNILRFTNKKAAPLIEKTLRSAIANAEHNLGLNPENLIVSKVLIDKGPVLKRMNPRAMGRADIIRKPLAHITVEVDVK
- the rpsS gene encoding 30S ribosomal protein S19, whose translation is MARSLKKGPFADQYLFKKVEAQGTNKAVIKTWSRRSTIFPQFIGYTFAVYNGKKHIPVYVTEEMVGHKLGEFAPTRTYHGHGKDKKK
- the rplB gene encoding 50S ribosomal protein L2, yielding MPIKKLKPITSGTRHMSILVNTELDKVRPEKTLVEPLNSSYGIDNYGHRTGRNRHKGHKRLYRIIDWKRNKLGIPAKVASIEYDPNRTANIALLHYVDGEKRYILAPNGLKKGDTVVSGENADIKPGNALKLKDLPVGTLIHNVELIPGKGGQLARSAGTSARLVAKEGTYCHVELPSGELRLIHKECFATVGVIGNSEHSLVSLGKAGRNRHLGRKPHVRGSVMNPVDHPHGGGEGRSPIGRKAPVTPWGKPALGKKTRGKKNSDKFIVRKRKK
- a CDS encoding PTS transporter subunit IIC; the encoded protein is MKDMTMKQFIMKVLNGTAIGIVVGLIPNAVLGGLFGYLSQFNPIFGVLRQICVDIQWLVAPMIGFLVGLQFGFNPMKSAVMMSSTWIASGALMRVDGVLKIGLGDLINVMLIAGVAAYVTMLLGEKLGSLTIVLQPIIVGVGVGFLGLLILPYVQHISTTIGYGINSFTTLQPILMCILIAMSFSILIVSPISTVAIGIAIGLSGLASGSANIGVSATAAVLVVGSWAVNKAGVTIAVGMGGMKMMMPNIVKNPIMLLPILTTSSIAGLVVRVLGVTGDKVSSGFGFVGLVGPIKAMSDYALNGITGLEALIYVLIAYLVVPFGVALISHIVYTKVLKIYEPEIYKFEN
- a CDS encoding 2-dehydropantoate 2-reductase, with the translated sequence MKVIIAGTGAMGATYGSMLKKSGNEVIFLDLWQENIDAINKNGINFKNIGVEENIKAEAYLASDYNQSADLIIVFTKSMQLKEMLSDIKHLISEKTSVLCLLNGLGHIDTLKEFVKPEQILMGVTVLTAGMKGAGMFEVTNYGKTEIQNISEAGKENAVKVVECINNSGLPTVYSEDILFSIWRKACINGTMNACCALLDCNMLQLGKIEKSRELLGKIVEEFASVAKKEGTILNVEEITNLVCWFTTEEFQGVKHYPSMHQDLIQKRRLTEIDYLNGYVSKKGKEYGLDTSFCDLITILIHGRESVLIGG
- a CDS encoding type II toxin-antitoxin system PemK/MazF family toxin, whose amino-acid sequence is MIGKMFIALFPYFDIGTKRKGLKERPVLVIGETDNDCIILPVSTITKKQYFNPEYDIEIDPEKYPKLNLNKLSYIRVHKQAIIYKKALHKEIGNLKVEYIIKYIEIMKKLEGFNKNLILSNYVF
- a CDS encoding Panacea domain-containing protein, which encodes MEKIIEVARFIAKRYREIYGENIDELKLQKLIYFTQKESILYTGNLLFSEKMKAWRLGPVSIKVRNEYKNRRIYRKKCNLKTFNKYIINNVIVKYGFYSSSKLINLTHKERAWKIARKGLLENERGVNNIDVSLIFEKKERIYDTYWDMYCDEFKDYEGDEK